A window from Agrobacterium tumefaciens encodes these proteins:
- a CDS encoding biotin-dependent carboxyltransferase family protein has product MIEIIEAGPFNTVQDLGRPGYRDIGVSACGAMDPLAVKIGNILLGNADDAAAIEVQTFPFKMRFEARAVFAVTGADGHLLLDGRELLPWCTHVAAEGQVLELRQPPRLARAYIVVAGGVDVPVLMGSRSTALRGGFGGNAGRPLVKGDRLGIGTLPDALPLPASGIAVIEPTIALRDVFAPADEGVLQIRAIPAGEHGLFASDGEAFWSQTWRISSRSDRTGYRLSGEPIKPTETIEMRSHGVVPGVVQVPPGGEPIIQMSDANTAGGYPKVAGVIECDLWRLGQARIGSRLQFVRSTHAEARAVEQAVASYVEDIRQTSHMVKRALKAMA; this is encoded by the coding sequence ATGATCGAGATCATCGAAGCGGGTCCCTTCAACACGGTGCAGGATCTCGGACGCCCGGGTTATCGCGACATCGGTGTCTCCGCATGCGGCGCCATGGATCCGCTTGCCGTCAAAATCGGCAATATCCTCCTCGGCAATGCCGACGATGCGGCCGCTATCGAGGTCCAGACCTTTCCGTTCAAAATGCGGTTTGAAGCCCGTGCGGTCTTTGCGGTCACCGGAGCAGATGGTCATCTGCTGCTGGATGGCAGAGAGCTGCTTCCATGGTGCACCCATGTGGCAGCCGAAGGACAGGTTCTGGAACTGAGACAGCCGCCGCGCCTCGCGCGCGCCTATATTGTTGTTGCAGGCGGTGTGGATGTTCCGGTGCTGATGGGGTCGCGGAGCACGGCGTTGCGCGGCGGATTCGGCGGCAATGCCGGGCGTCCGCTTGTTAAGGGTGACAGGCTGGGGATCGGCACGCTTCCTGATGCTTTGCCGCTGCCGGCAAGCGGTATCGCCGTTATCGAACCTACCATCGCCTTGCGTGACGTATTCGCTCCGGCAGATGAAGGTGTCTTGCAGATCCGCGCGATACCCGCTGGCGAACATGGGCTGTTCGCGTCCGATGGCGAGGCTTTCTGGAGCCAGACATGGCGCATTTCATCCCGCAGCGACCGCACCGGCTATCGCTTGTCCGGGGAGCCGATCAAGCCGACGGAGACAATCGAAATGCGCTCCCACGGGGTTGTTCCGGGTGTGGTTCAGGTGCCGCCGGGGGGAGAGCCGATCATTCAGATGAGTGACGCCAACACGGCGGGCGGATATCCGAAGGTTGCCGGCGTGATCGAATGCGATCTGTGGCGGCTCGGGCAGGCGCGGATCGGCAGCCGGTTGCAATTCGTACGCTCGACCCATGCTGAAGCGCGGGCCGTGGAGCAGGCGGTTGCCAGCTATGTCGAGGATATCAGGCAGACGTCACACATGGTCAAGCGGGCGCTGAAGGCAATGGCCTGA
- a CDS encoding 5-oxoprolinase subunit PxpA — MKIDLNSDMGEGFGPYRLCDDEAMMKIVSSANIACGFHGGDPDTMARMVRLAKANGVGIGAHPGLPDRAGFGRREMPFQPDELRQQMLYQLGALMAIAGAEGMKVGHFSFHAAMGNMVNRDPALADLMMNAISTVDPGLVVFVTPESEIERAAKRAGLKTLALFLADRAYDAEGKLVARGLPGALVKDEVLVRARVRRFLTHGQVEAIDGSIIAMPARSILVHSDTPGSLELARIIRSEIEASGATLAPAAELAA; from the coding sequence ATGAAGATCGATCTGAATTCCGACATGGGTGAGGGCTTCGGTCCTTACCGGTTGTGCGATGACGAGGCGATGATGAAGATCGTGTCGTCCGCCAACATTGCCTGTGGTTTTCACGGCGGTGACCCTGACACGATGGCCCGGATGGTGCGTCTGGCGAAAGCGAATGGTGTCGGCATCGGCGCTCATCCGGGGCTGCCGGATCGCGCCGGTTTCGGACGGCGGGAAATGCCGTTCCAACCTGACGAGCTGCGCCAGCAGATGCTTTACCAGCTCGGCGCGCTGATGGCGATTGCCGGGGCCGAGGGGATGAAGGTCGGCCATTTCAGCTTTCATGCGGCGATGGGCAATATGGTCAATCGTGATCCCGCACTGGCCGATCTGATGATGAATGCCATTTCCACTGTCGATCCGGGACTTGTGGTGTTCGTCACGCCCGAAAGTGAAATCGAAAGGGCGGCGAAACGCGCTGGCCTCAAGACGCTGGCACTGTTTCTGGCGGATCGTGCCTATGATGCCGAAGGCAAGCTCGTGGCGCGGGGACTGCCCGGCGCATTGGTCAAGGACGAGGTGTTAGTTCGCGCGCGGGTTCGACGGTTCCTGACCCATGGTCAGGTCGAGGCCATCGATGGCTCGATCATCGCCATGCCTGCGCGTTCGATCCTTGTCCACAGCGATACGCCCGGTTCTCTGGAGCTTGCACGCATCATCCGCAGTGAAATCGAGGCTTCCGGCGCCACTCTTGCGCCTGCGGCCGAACTTGCGGCCTGA
- a CDS encoding pyridoxal phosphate-dependent aminotransferase — protein MPSTADRLKNVSISASAAMTQRARELAAKGIKVVSLSSGEPDFPTPAHAIEAAHAAALNGETKYPPMDGTVAMKAAISRKFKRDNNLTYDASQIVVSAGGKQVIFNAMLATCNPGDEVVIPAPSWVSYADIVKFAGGVPVPVPCFEQAGFKLRAEDLEAAITPRTKWLFLNFPSNPTGAACSRKEMAAIAEVMLRHPHVWILTDDIYEHLVYDGFEFGTIADVEPRLYDRVLTMNGVSKAYAMTGWRLGYCASGSKELIAAISNVNGQNGGGITTVTQAAAIAALDGPQDLLKERAAIYRERRDFVLGQLAEIDGLRCHKPEGAFYIYPNISGLIGKTTKGGRKIESDVDFVMALVDEHHVATVQGAAYGMSPYFRLSYATSMEMLGEGCARIAQFCQDMR, from the coding sequence ATGCCTTCCACCGCTGATCGCCTGAAAAATGTTTCCATCTCCGCTTCCGCCGCCATGACCCAGCGTGCCAGGGAACTGGCCGCGAAAGGGATCAAGGTCGTGAGCCTTTCCTCCGGTGAGCCGGATTTTCCAACCCCCGCCCATGCCATCGAAGCCGCGCATGCCGCGGCGCTGAATGGTGAAACGAAATATCCGCCGATGGATGGAACGGTGGCGATGAAGGCCGCGATCAGCCGGAAATTCAAGCGCGACAACAACCTGACCTATGATGCCAGCCAGATCGTCGTCTCCGCCGGCGGCAAGCAGGTGATATTCAATGCCATGCTGGCCACCTGCAATCCGGGTGATGAGGTGGTCATTCCCGCACCCTCATGGGTCAGCTATGCCGATATCGTCAAATTTGCCGGTGGCGTTCCTGTGCCTGTGCCCTGCTTCGAGCAGGCAGGTTTCAAGTTGCGCGCGGAAGATCTCGAAGCCGCGATCACGCCGCGCACCAAGTGGCTTTTCCTGAACTTCCCCAGCAATCCCACCGGTGCGGCCTGCTCGCGGAAAGAGATGGCGGCAATCGCCGAGGTTATGCTGCGTCATCCCCATGTGTGGATATTGACCGACGATATCTACGAGCATCTCGTCTATGACGGGTTCGAGTTCGGCACGATCGCCGATGTGGAACCGCGGCTTTACGACCGCGTGCTGACCATGAACGGTGTCTCCAAGGCCTATGCCATGACGGGCTGGCGGCTTGGTTATTGCGCCAGTGGCTCGAAGGAACTCATTGCGGCCATCAGCAACGTCAACGGCCAGAATGGCGGCGGCATCACCACCGTCACACAGGCCGCAGCCATTGCCGCACTGGATGGCCCCCAGGATCTGCTGAAGGAAAGAGCCGCGATCTATCGGGAACGACGCGACTTCGTTCTTGGCCAGTTGGCCGAGATCGACGGCCTGCGTTGCCACAAGCCGGAGGGCGCCTTCTATATCTATCCGAATATTTCCGGCCTCATTGGCAAAACCACCAAGGGCGGACGCAAGATAGAAAGCGATGTCGACTTCGTCATGGCGCTGGTGGATGAGCATCACGTCGCCACGGTGCAGGGTGCCGCCTATGGCATGAGCCCCTATTTCCGCCTGTCCTATGCCACCAGCATGGAGATGCTGGGCGAAGGATGCGCGCGTATCGCTCAGTTTTGTCAGGACATGCGCTGA